In Longibacter salinarum, a single window of DNA contains:
- a CDS encoding SAM-dependent methyltransferase has protein sequence MANIEFWDERYDTDEFVYGTAPNAFLANAVMDYFPSPPATILDLGAGEGRTAVFLATRGYDVVAVDASAVGLRKANQLASKHGVQIATEEKDITEWQDEERFDGIVCSFLHFAPADRPRLYRMMQRAVRPGGIVAAEWFRPEQRTEGYTSGGPPHVELMIDKAELRANFPEEGLLLLEDASPMLEEGDHHSGPGATVRLVWRKG, from the coding sequence ATGGCCAACATCGAGTTCTGGGACGAGCGATACGACACCGATGAGTTCGTGTACGGCACCGCTCCCAATGCCTTTTTGGCAAATGCAGTCATGGACTATTTTCCATCTCCTCCGGCTACGATCCTGGATCTGGGCGCGGGAGAAGGCCGAACAGCAGTTTTCCTCGCTACGCGGGGCTACGATGTTGTCGCGGTGGACGCGTCAGCGGTCGGGCTTCGCAAGGCGAATCAGTTGGCATCAAAGCATGGTGTCCAAATTGCGACGGAGGAGAAGGATATCACGGAATGGCAGGACGAGGAGCGTTTTGATGGGATCGTCTGCTCATTCCTTCACTTTGCACCGGCGGATCGGCCGCGGCTGTACCGCATGATGCAACGTGCCGTGCGACCCGGAGGAATCGTGGCAGCCGAATGGTTTCGGCCGGAGCAACGCACGGAAGGCTACACCAGCGGCGGGCCGCCTCACGTTGAACTCATGATTGACAAGGCGGAGCTTCGAGCGAATTTCCCGGAGGAGGGTCTTCTTCTACTCGAGGACGCGTCGCCCATGCTCGAAGAAGGGGATCACCACAGCGGACCTGGCGCGACCGTCCGACTCGTCTGGCGGAAAGGATGA
- a CDS encoding DUF1641 domain-containing protein, with the protein MESTAMTNGAPSLEERLHEPQTVEKLNHLLDRLDTIERAVDALERLEHQLPMAMSTAADVLDDELTRAAERGVVLDERAGEALRLAEKLTEPKTVETLTRLIDRLDRIEQIADLADHVPGAAAMTVDTLDEALTRAADRGVVLDERVREGLMLLETLTEPKTAQALGELAGRTDQIAELAKLAEHAPQAIATVVDILDSEYARAMNAGFDPERALRDAASALGKLSEVFRTDEFRALLDSGVLDPEALRVIGSLGTALVESQKEASRGETPERGMFGLLRALRDPDVQHAVGFLTSFAKRFGRQLRS; encoded by the coding sequence ATGGAATCCACCGCCATGACCAACGGCGCTCCGTCCTTGGAAGAGCGTCTACACGAACCTCAAACCGTTGAAAAGCTCAACCACCTGTTAGACCGCCTGGATACCATCGAGCGAGCCGTAGATGCGCTGGAGCGTCTGGAGCATCAGTTACCGATGGCGATGAGTACGGCTGCAGATGTGCTGGACGACGAACTTACGCGAGCAGCTGAGCGCGGCGTCGTCCTTGACGAACGCGCCGGTGAAGCACTGCGGCTCGCTGAAAAGCTAACCGAGCCGAAGACGGTCGAAACGCTGACGCGCCTGATCGACCGGCTGGACCGAATCGAGCAGATTGCTGACCTGGCTGACCACGTGCCGGGTGCCGCAGCCATGACCGTCGATACCCTCGACGAGGCGCTGACCCGCGCCGCCGATCGTGGAGTCGTTCTGGACGAGCGCGTTCGCGAAGGTCTCATGCTACTTGAGACCCTCACCGAGCCGAAGACGGCGCAGGCACTCGGCGAACTCGCCGGCCGAACAGACCAGATTGCCGAACTCGCGAAGCTCGCTGAGCATGCCCCCCAGGCGATCGCTACCGTGGTCGACATCCTTGATTCGGAATACGCGCGTGCCATGAATGCGGGATTCGACCCGGAACGCGCGCTCCGCGACGCCGCCTCCGCCCTTGGAAAGCTCTCCGAAGTCTTCCGCACAGACGAGTTTCGCGCCCTTCTCGATTCCGGCGTTCTCGATCCCGAGGCGCTCCGGGTCATCGGCAGCCTCGGCACAGCTCTCGTCGAAAGCCAGAAAGAAGCATCTCGCGGCGAAACGCCAGAGCGCGGCATGTTCGGGCTCCTGCGTGCTCTTCGCGACCCCGACGTTCAGCATGCCGTCGGCTTCCTCACCAGCTTCGCTAAACGATTCGGCCGCCAGCTCCGCTCGTAA
- a CDS encoding energy transducer TonB family protein produces MDQNDYIGIGTSVVLHLLLGILFSFLTASRPVPPQLGYVEVEFGEFQSGRPVEAVDEAPEASAPEEEQPEPETPTEPEPEPEEVTEPEPEPVEAPQEDPQSEETVPPTEEETTTPEPQPEPQPEEGADEQESDDESGAETGDPGEGADEQKSAPYNIEGLNRDPITAPLPQYTEKVDATISFIIRVGPDGRVVGLIPARMGGSPELQNEVKRVLNRWRFNALPPAAPQEVQRGTITFTFRLE; encoded by the coding sequence ATGGACCAGAATGACTACATCGGGATCGGCACCAGTGTGGTGCTTCACCTGTTGCTCGGGATCCTGTTCTCGTTTCTGACCGCCTCCCGCCCTGTGCCGCCTCAGTTGGGATACGTGGAGGTCGAGTTCGGGGAGTTTCAGTCGGGGCGGCCCGTCGAAGCGGTCGACGAGGCACCGGAGGCATCCGCACCGGAGGAAGAACAACCGGAACCCGAGACGCCCACCGAGCCGGAGCCGGAGCCCGAAGAGGTCACGGAGCCGGAGCCTGAACCTGTCGAGGCGCCGCAGGAAGACCCGCAATCCGAAGAAACCGTTCCGCCGACGGAGGAAGAGACCACAACCCCAGAGCCTCAACCGGAACCGCAACCAGAAGAAGGCGCGGACGAACAGGAATCCGACGACGAATCGGGAGCAGAGACCGGGGATCCGGGCGAAGGCGCCGACGAACAAAAGTCCGCGCCGTACAATATCGAAGGCCTGAATCGGGATCCGATCACTGCGCCTCTTCCGCAGTACACCGAGAAGGTCGACGCAACCATCAGTTTCATCATTCGCGTCGGCCCGGACGGTCGCGTCGTTGGGCTCATCCCCGCCAGAATGGGGGGCAGCCCTGAGCTTCAGAATGAGGTGAAGCGTGTGCTGAATCGCTGGCGTTTTAACGCTCTCCCACCCGCAGCACCGCAGGAAGTTCAGCGTGGCACGATCACATTCACGTTCCGGCTGGAATAG
- a CDS encoding sterol desaturase family protein, whose translation MPDLSFEAPNLIHFAIPAFILLLIVEAIVSTLDQFDEHDLFEGKDTAASLAMGVGNVLTNLGAKAVVIAAFFIAYEYTGFFKETIHPGWWATWVILFFAEDFSYYWFHRKSHEIRFFWASHVVHHSSEKYNLSTALRQTWTGNITGSFIFWMWLPVLGFHPLMVVTMQSVSLLYQFWIHTETIGKLPRPVEFFFNTPSHHRVHHGSDIKYLDRNHAGILIIWDRMFGTFQEEEERPTYGLTKNIETYNPFRIAFHEWMDIWRDATRPGLALRERFGYIFGPPGWSHDGSRMTTEEMREKVDR comes from the coding sequence ATGCCTGATCTATCGTTTGAAGCGCCAAATTTGATTCACTTCGCGATTCCGGCGTTCATTCTGCTGCTGATCGTCGAGGCGATCGTCAGCACGCTCGATCAGTTCGATGAGCACGATCTGTTCGAAGGAAAGGATACCGCGGCTAGTCTTGCGATGGGCGTGGGTAACGTCCTCACGAATCTGGGGGCGAAGGCGGTCGTCATCGCTGCGTTCTTTATTGCCTATGAGTACACCGGCTTCTTCAAAGAAACGATTCACCCCGGCTGGTGGGCAACCTGGGTGATCCTGTTTTTCGCTGAGGACTTTTCATATTACTGGTTCCACCGGAAGTCGCACGAGATCCGCTTCTTTTGGGCCTCACACGTCGTTCATCACTCGTCCGAGAAATACAATCTGTCGACGGCCCTGCGGCAGACGTGGACCGGCAACATCACCGGCTCCTTCATTTTCTGGATGTGGCTCCCCGTTCTCGGATTTCATCCGTTGATGGTCGTTACGATGCAGTCGGTCAGTCTGCTATATCAGTTTTGGATCCACACGGAGACCATCGGCAAGTTGCCTCGGCCCGTGGAGTTTTTCTTCAACACGCCATCGCATCATCGCGTGCATCACGGGTCGGACATCAAGTATCTTGATCGCAATCACGCCGGCATTCTGATCATCTGGGACCGGATGTTCGGCACGTTTCAGGAGGAAGAGGAGCGCCCGACGTACGGCCTCACGAAGAACATCGAGACGTACAACCCCTTCCGGATCGCCTTTCACGAGTGGATGGACATCTGGCGGGATGCGACGCGCCCGGGTCTTGCGCTCCGTGAACGTTTCGGATACATTTTCGGACCGCCCGGCTGGAGCCACGACGGCAGCCGTATGACGACGGAGGAGATGAGGGAGAAGGTGGATCGTTGA
- a CDS encoding Tll0287-like domain-containing protein, whose translation MIFSSSDIPRHTRATVFLALAFGLAVVAGCQTDNGGDDDTSASGDSVSTSAVAPPDSIRTSVVTAVRGIDQMRSQLATTFDPDNVTAETFERVCKPVGRRAKSVAQDSGWVVQQLAEKYRNPAHTLDSIAAQAHSRFESNPQETSFWRRTTLNGTEGWRYFHRITVEPSCLACHGPKESRPDFIKAGYPDDKAYDFDSGDLRGLYAVFVPDAAPEPSTDRPDSERP comes from the coding sequence ATGATCTTCTCTTCCAGTGACATTCCTCGCCACACCCGAGCCACGGTTTTTCTCGCGCTCGCATTCGGCCTTGCTGTGGTGGCAGGATGCCAGACCGACAACGGCGGCGATGATGATACGAGCGCCTCAGGGGACTCGGTCAGCACATCGGCCGTCGCCCCTCCGGATAGCATCCGTACATCGGTCGTAACGGCTGTCCGTGGCATCGACCAAATGCGCTCGCAACTTGCAACCACGTTCGATCCGGATAACGTCACCGCCGAGACGTTTGAGCGTGTCTGCAAGCCCGTCGGTCGGCGAGCAAAATCCGTTGCACAGGACAGCGGATGGGTCGTCCAGCAGCTCGCTGAGAAATACCGTAATCCAGCTCACACCCTGGACTCGATCGCTGCACAAGCCCACTCACGATTCGAGTCGAATCCCCAAGAAACATCATTCTGGCGGCGCACGACGCTCAACGGCACCGAGGGATGGCGCTACTTTCACCGGATCACCGTCGAGCCGAGTTGTCTGGCGTGTCACGGCCCGAAGGAGAGCCGCCCCGACTTTATCAAGGCGGGGTATCCCGACGACAAAGCCTACGATTTCGATTCCGGCGACCTCCGCGGACTGTACGCTGTCTTCGTACCGGATGCCGCACCGGAACCGTCAACGGATCGTCCCGACAGCGAGCGGCCGTAG
- a CDS encoding Ig-like domain-containing protein has product MPEPLLYRSIPRYIGLILGCITLWMTASPTFAQNAAPVGLDDDYVVEMGETLSIDAPGVLSNDYDPNGDALSVVSFSDPGDGTVSISTDGSFSYTPDGGFSGTDSFSYTIRDAAGTLASTTTVTITVQPDADREAVAIDDHYVTMKGETLTVSSPGVLENDYDPDGDDIIAASFFQPANGTVSLTTGGEFTYTPDSGFSGTDSFTYNMRDENGGTVSTGTVTLYVKPPANRPPVTLDDAYTVVEGQTLNVSAPAVLANDYDPDDDDIIASSYISPSNGSLSLNTAGEFTYTPDPGFTGTDSFKYSARDANGATSASSGRVEITVIPASQTQPLAGDDLYRTKMDSTLTVAAPGLLGNDLAPNSSSRIVASYFNPPNGSVSVVTNGEFAYTPDAGFTGSDSFTYTLRDGNGNTDTGTVTITVYNPNRPPEAHDDTFLAIEGQQTTIPAPGVLQNDYDPDGDAITARSFFQPANGSLSLTVAGEATYTSDAGFTGSDSFTYTMADENDSPTSTATVTFEVQPDPNRRPVGATDRYSVFEGRTLDIAAPGLLANDYDADGDGDDIIATSYSSPSNGSLSLNTAGAITYTPNAGFTGTDSFTYSIQDSQGNYAASSTTVEIVVADDAVLPVELANLEASSDEDRVVLTWTTLSEKNNDRFEIQRKVGDDGPFKRIGAVQGAGTTSEAQEYRFSDELPFTAETASYRLKQIDVDGTSTLSDPIEVSRGTPSDLKLLGAAPHPVHTQAEVVYTLPKATDIRLEVFDMLGRRVATLVNGRETAGRKTYSMSSRGISSGTYLLVLTADGERKTQRLTIVR; this is encoded by the coding sequence ATGCCCGAACCGCTACTGTATCGCTCTATCCCACGATATATCGGCCTCATTCTCGGCTGTATCACCCTATGGATGACGGCAAGCCCAACCTTCGCTCAGAACGCTGCACCGGTCGGTCTCGATGACGACTACGTGGTTGAGATGGGAGAAACATTGTCCATCGATGCCCCGGGCGTACTCTCCAACGACTACGACCCGAATGGCGACGCCCTTTCCGTTGTGAGCTTTTCGGACCCAGGCGACGGCACCGTGTCGATTTCCACGGACGGCTCGTTCTCCTACACACCTGACGGTGGGTTTTCAGGAACAGACAGCTTCTCGTACACCATCCGCGATGCCGCGGGTACGCTTGCGTCCACGACGACGGTAACCATCACCGTCCAGCCAGACGCCGACCGCGAGGCCGTGGCCATCGACGACCATTATGTGACAATGAAGGGCGAAACCCTCACAGTCAGTAGTCCCGGTGTTCTGGAAAACGATTATGACCCCGACGGCGACGACATCATCGCCGCAAGCTTCTTTCAACCGGCCAATGGAACGGTCTCCCTGACAACCGGCGGAGAGTTCACGTACACGCCTGATTCCGGATTTTCCGGCACGGACTCATTCACGTACAACATGCGCGACGAAAACGGCGGCACAGTCAGCACGGGCACCGTAACGCTATATGTAAAACCACCGGCGAACCGCCCGCCCGTTACTCTGGACGATGCTTATACCGTCGTGGAGGGGCAAACGCTAAACGTATCGGCACCGGCTGTACTGGCAAATGACTACGATCCGGATGATGACGACATCATCGCCAGCAGTTATATTTCGCCATCTAACGGCAGTCTATCGCTCAATACAGCCGGCGAGTTCACGTACACCCCGGATCCCGGGTTTACCGGAACGGACTCCTTCAAGTATTCGGCTCGCGACGCGAACGGGGCGACGTCAGCCTCTTCTGGTCGTGTCGAAATCACGGTGATCCCGGCGTCGCAAACCCAACCTCTTGCCGGAGACGACCTCTACCGGACAAAGATGGACAGCACGCTCACGGTCGCAGCCCCGGGCCTGCTCGGTAATGACCTGGCTCCGAATAGTAGCAGCCGGATTGTCGCGAGCTACTTTAATCCCCCGAACGGTTCGGTATCTGTGGTTACGAACGGAGAGTTCGCGTACACGCCGGATGCAGGATTTACGGGCAGTGACTCGTTTACGTATACCCTCCGCGACGGAAACGGCAATACGGATACTGGTACCGTGACGATCACCGTCTATAACCCGAATCGACCGCCGGAGGCTCACGATGACACATTCCTCGCGATCGAAGGTCAGCAGACGACCATCCCGGCACCCGGTGTCTTGCAGAACGACTACGACCCCGATGGTGACGCCATCACGGCCCGAAGCTTTTTCCAGCCAGCCAATGGATCGCTCTCGCTGACGGTCGCCGGAGAGGCCACGTATACCTCCGACGCTGGCTTTACCGGATCGGATTCGTTTACCTATACCATGGCGGATGAAAACGATAGTCCAACGAGTACTGCCACTGTGACCTTCGAGGTACAACCCGATCCAAACCGTCGGCCTGTGGGGGCAACAGACCGATACTCCGTCTTTGAAGGCCGCACACTCGACATCGCGGCCCCCGGCCTCCTGGCCAATGACTATGACGCCGACGGCGACGGCGACGACATAATCGCGACCAGCTACTCGTCTCCGTCGAATGGCTCGCTATCGCTAAACACGGCCGGCGCCATCACCTATACACCGAACGCCGGCTTCACCGGCACAGACTCATTCACCTACTCCATCCAGGACAGCCAGGGGAATTACGCCGCGAGTAGCACAACTGTTGAGATCGTCGTGGCGGATGATGCGGTACTTCCCGTCGAGCTAGCCAACCTCGAAGCATCATCGGACGAAGATCGCGTCGTGCTAACGTGGACGACCCTCAGTGAGAAAAACAACGACCGGTTCGAAATTCAGCGCAAGGTCGGTGACGACGGCCCCTTCAAACGCATCGGCGCCGTTCAGGGTGCAGGCACCACGTCGGAGGCGCAAGAGTACCGATTTAGCGATGAACTGCCCTTTACCGCGGAAACCGCGTCGTATCGTCTCAAGCAGATTGATGTGGACGGCACATCGACCCTCTCCGACCCCATCGAAGTGAGTCGTGGAACGCCATCGGATCTCAAGCTACTCGGTGCAGCTCCGCACCCGGTGCACACCCAGGCCGAGGTTGTCTACACGCTTCCGAAAGCGACCGATATCCGACTGGAGGTATTCGACATGCTGGGTCGGCGCGTGGCCACCCTCGTCAATGGCCGCGAGACGGCGGGACGCAAAACCTACTCGATGTCGTCACGTGGAATCTCCAGTGGCACCTACCTCCTCGTCCTGACGGCGGACGGCGAACGGAAAACGCAGCGCCTGACGATTGTCCGCTAA
- a CDS encoding NAD(P)/FAD-dependent oxidoreductase, which translates to MKDHYRVLVVGGGTGGLMVASQLMQHEDDLDIAIIEPSDKHYYQPLWTLIGGGVFPKEESERDEADFIPDGAEWIQDAVTELHPDENRVTLKGGESVGYDFLVMAAGIKLDWDAIPGVTEALHQPGNGVVSNYLYDTCEKTWEAIEAFPQGGTAIFTEPTTGVKCGGAPQKIMYLADDAFRRNGVRDGSRIAFMKAKGKLFSSPKYERTLYDVVKRKDIELNLMTELIELRADQNEAVFKNLETGEEHTEHYDMIHVVPPMIAPDFISQSPLADNEGWVDVDPGTLRHNRYENVFGLGDNSNLPTSKTGAAIRKQAPVVVDHLLAALQNRKPLNGRYTGYTSCPLVTGYGKLVLAEFDYDKNPMESFPFDQSQERYSMYALKAYGLPRMYWNGMLRGRM; encoded by the coding sequence ATGAAAGATCATTATCGCGTACTCGTCGTCGGTGGTGGCACCGGCGGACTCATGGTCGCCTCGCAGCTTATGCAACACGAGGACGACCTCGACATCGCTATCATTGAACCATCCGACAAGCACTACTACCAGCCACTCTGGACGCTCATCGGCGGCGGCGTTTTCCCAAAAGAGGAATCAGAGCGCGATGAAGCGGACTTTATCCCAGACGGCGCCGAATGGATCCAGGATGCAGTCACAGAGCTGCATCCGGACGAGAACCGTGTCACGCTAAAAGGAGGCGAAAGCGTCGGATACGACTTCCTCGTAATGGCCGCCGGGATCAAGCTCGACTGGGATGCCATTCCCGGCGTCACCGAAGCCCTTCACCAACCCGGGAATGGGGTGGTCTCAAACTATCTATATGACACGTGCGAGAAAACATGGGAAGCGATCGAGGCCTTTCCACAGGGTGGCACTGCGATCTTTACAGAGCCAACCACCGGTGTCAAGTGCGGCGGTGCTCCACAGAAAATCATGTATCTTGCTGACGACGCCTTCCGGCGCAACGGGGTTCGGGACGGCAGTCGCATCGCGTTCATGAAAGCGAAGGGCAAGCTCTTCTCCTCGCCGAAGTACGAGCGAACGCTCTACGATGTGGTGAAACGGAAAGACATCGAACTCAACCTCATGACGGAGCTGATCGAGCTTCGAGCCGACCAGAACGAGGCTGTGTTCAAGAATCTGGAGACGGGCGAGGAGCACACCGAGCACTACGACATGATTCACGTCGTGCCCCCGATGATAGCCCCCGACTTCATCTCTCAGAGCCCGCTTGCAGACAATGAAGGCTGGGTTGACGTGGATCCAGGCACGCTTCGCCACAACCGATACGAAAACGTATTCGGCCTCGGTGACAATTCGAACCTCCCGACCTCGAAGACGGGAGCTGCCATTCGCAAGCAGGCGCCGGTTGTTGTCGATCATCTGCTCGCGGCGCTGCAGAATCGAAAACCACTGAACGGCCGGTATACCGGCTACACCTCGTGTCCGCTCGTCACCGGATACGGGAAGCTCGTTCTCGCGGAGTTCGACTATGATAAGAACCCGATGGAGAGCTTCCCCTTCGACCAATCTCAGGAACGGTACTCCATGTACGCACTGAAAGCGTACGGCCTACCGCGAATGTACTGGAATGGGATGCTCCGCGGTCGAATGTAA
- the rsmB gene encoding 16S rRNA (cytosine(967)-C(5))-methyltransferase RsmB, whose protein sequence is MKDLTTVSPSRFHAFQNLERIDTTDAFVGRLQIDEADQRERRQARELVAGVTRWQRRLDFLLSEFYNGDFEDMELRLQVILRLGLYEILYQDTPPHAAVDQYVELAKEVIRPGAGGLTNGILRAILRKKDALPQPRTGDTAEDLAIRHSHPTWMVRRWLDRFGDIDTAALLTWNNQRPMFGLRVNTAKTTVEDVTAWLDENEVAWTPSPYLKDVVRVQRLQPIIHGSLLDEGKVAIQDESASLIVRCLDPQPGETIFDLCSAPGGKTIYAAQRMHGEGRIIAFDIHEGRLGLVKEAAETHGFGDLIWRQPADARDLPGRDDLPTADRVLLDAPCSGLGVLSKRADLRWQRKESDLEELTQLQAELLDAAADLVRPGGVLVYSTCTIEPEENEAQVDRFLAEHEDFELESVEGLIADELVTSDGAFASLPHRDAIDGAYCARLRRVEG, encoded by the coding sequence ATGAAAGATCTCACTACCGTTTCTCCGTCCCGTTTCCACGCGTTTCAGAACCTGGAGCGCATCGATACCACGGATGCGTTTGTCGGACGGCTGCAGATTGATGAGGCGGATCAGCGAGAGCGGCGGCAGGCGCGCGAACTCGTGGCAGGCGTCACCCGCTGGCAACGACGGCTCGATTTTCTGCTGTCGGAGTTTTACAACGGCGACTTCGAGGACATGGAGCTGCGGCTTCAGGTCATTCTCCGTCTCGGTCTGTACGAGATTTTGTACCAGGACACACCGCCGCACGCCGCCGTCGATCAGTACGTCGAGCTTGCCAAAGAGGTGATTCGACCGGGGGCCGGTGGTCTGACGAATGGAATCCTGCGAGCGATTCTACGGAAGAAAGATGCGCTTCCCCAACCGCGAACGGGGGATACAGCAGAAGATCTGGCGATCCGGCACTCGCACCCGACATGGATGGTTCGCCGGTGGCTGGATCGTTTCGGAGACATCGATACGGCGGCGCTTCTGACGTGGAATAATCAGCGGCCCATGTTCGGTCTGCGCGTCAACACCGCGAAGACCACGGTCGAGGACGTCACAGCCTGGCTCGACGAGAACGAGGTTGCATGGACGCCGTCGCCATACCTGAAGGATGTCGTTCGCGTACAGCGCTTGCAGCCCATCATTCACGGCTCGTTGCTCGACGAAGGGAAGGTTGCCATACAGGACGAGAGCGCGAGCCTCATCGTCCGGTGCCTCGATCCGCAGCCCGGGGAGACCATTTTCGATCTGTGTTCGGCACCGGGCGGCAAGACCATTTATGCCGCTCAGCGTATGCACGGGGAGGGACGCATCATCGCGTTCGACATCCACGAGGGACGTCTCGGTCTGGTGAAGGAGGCCGCGGAGACGCACGGATTTGGCGACTTGATCTGGAGGCAGCCGGCGGACGCTCGGGATCTCCCCGGCCGCGACGATCTCCCGACGGCTGACCGCGTGCTGCTGGACGCTCCGTGTTCCGGACTTGGCGTGCTCTCGAAACGCGCGGATCTGCGCTGGCAACGCAAGGAGTCGGACCTCGAAGAACTGACCCAGCTACAGGCAGAACTACTCGACGCCGCAGCTGACCTCGTCCGCCCGGGCGGCGTACTCGTTTACAGCACATGTACGATCGAGCCGGAGGAAAATGAGGCCCAGGTCGACCGCTTCCTCGCGGAGCACGAAGACTTCGAACTGGAGTCCGTCGAGGGGTTGATCGCGGATGAACTGGTTACGAGCGACGGGGCGTTTGCGTCGCTACCCCACCGCGATGCTATCGACGGTGCGTACTGCGCGCGGCTCCGACGGGTTGAGGGGTGA
- a CDS encoding PorV/PorQ family protein → MLSCRFPRVFILTVLLLFLMGGRPANGQRIAKYGADFLAGGVDARALGMGGAYVAHASEITAGYWNPAGLYHISSTQVSYMHVSRFSGAVTFDYGGVAVPLDERSALGISFFRSGVNDIVNTLNAWDPVLQQPRANYESLITTFSAADWALFLSYSRKINERLSAGVNFKGIRRSIGDFAQAYGYSMDAGAQYRVGVYRFGVNIQDLSTMLQSWSVNREEFQLNGDEINPDTGQPYTFSEVFGQDLPQGGTELVLPVVRLGSGAVWPVGDRHSATAGFDVDVAFDGQRAFVPNMGDVSFHPRVGGAFNYAGVAEVRAGLQRIQTGGDLGGITASPTVGAGVRLDRISLDLSFGDFVGITAEDLGFTYRLSAIIRLQPPDQQ, encoded by the coding sequence ATGTTGTCTTGCCGTTTCCCTCGCGTCTTTATTCTGACGGTCCTACTCCTGTTTCTGATGGGAGGGCGTCCGGCAAACGGGCAGCGGATTGCGAAATACGGCGCTGACTTTTTAGCAGGCGGTGTGGATGCGCGCGCGCTCGGCATGGGCGGTGCCTACGTTGCGCACGCGTCTGAAATTACGGCGGGTTACTGGAATCCGGCTGGCTTGTACCACATCAGTTCGACGCAGGTCTCATACATGCATGTGAGCCGCTTTTCCGGAGCGGTCACGTTTGATTACGGTGGCGTCGCCGTTCCCCTCGATGAGCGGTCGGCCCTCGGCATCAGCTTCTTCCGGAGTGGCGTCAACGACATCGTGAACACGCTCAACGCCTGGGATCCCGTCCTGCAACAGCCCAGAGCGAACTATGAGAGTCTTATCACGACGTTCTCCGCAGCAGACTGGGCGCTCTTCTTGAGCTACAGCCGAAAGATTAACGAACGGCTCTCAGCGGGCGTAAACTTCAAAGGCATTCGCCGCTCGATTGGGGATTTTGCTCAGGCCTACGGTTACAGCATGGACGCCGGCGCGCAGTATCGCGTCGGTGTGTATCGCTTTGGCGTAAACATTCAGGACCTATCCACGATGCTCCAGAGCTGGAGCGTGAACCGAGAGGAGTTTCAACTCAACGGCGACGAGATCAACCCCGACACCGGACAACCCTACACGTTTTCTGAGGTGTTCGGCCAGGATTTGCCGCAAGGAGGCACGGAGCTCGTTCTTCCGGTCGTCCGCCTTGGATCGGGTGCTGTCTGGCCTGTCGGAGATCGACACTCGGCGACCGCCGGGTTCGATGTCGATGTCGCATTCGATGGGCAGCGAGCCTTCGTGCCCAATATGGGCGACGTATCCTTTCATCCGCGCGTCGGCGGCGCCTTCAACTACGCCGGTGTGGCGGAAGTGCGTGCTGGCCTTCAGCGGATCCAGACGGGAGGCGACCTCGGCGGCATCACAGCTTCTCCGACGGTTGGGGCCGGCGTGCGGCTGGATCGCATTTCGCTCGATCTCAGCTTCGGCGACTTCGTAGGAATCACCGCGGAGGATCTTGGGTTCACCTACAGACTGTCGGCCATCATTCGCCTACAGCCGCCGGATCAGCAATAA